The sequence ATGATTGACGGGTATGCCAGACATGGGCATGAGAATGAATCATTTAAGCACTTTGTTTTGATGCTGTGTGGCAGCATTAGGCCAAACGAGGCAAGCCTGACTAGTTTATTGACCTCGTGTAGCAGTATTTTAGGGGTGTTGCAAGCTCATGGTCTTGTTGTGCAACTTGGATTTGAAAGTGAGACATCACTTAATAATTCCTTGATCACTATGTACTATAGAAGTGGTGATATTATCTCTGCTCAAAGTGTGTTTTACCATCTTGAGGCCAAGGATGTTGTTTCCTGGACTGCCCTGATACTAGCATATTCGGACCATGGATTTGGTATACATGCATTGCAGGCATTTGCTCAGATGTTAAGATCAGGGCACAAACCAGATGGGATTACTTTTGTTGGAGTCTTGTCAGCCTGTAGTCATTCTGGACTTGTTAAGAAGGGTCAAATGTTTTTTGACTCCATAAGGGATGCCTTTGGTTTGGAACCTAGGGCAGAGCACTATTGTTGCCTCGTTGACATCCTTGGGCGAGCTGGGCTGGTGAATGAGGCTGTGAAAGTGGTACAAGAGATGCCTCCAGATAGATATGATGGTGCAGTTCTTGGGGCCTTAGTTGGTGCTTGCATGTTGCATGGGGATGTGGGTTTGGCAGATCACATATGTGACGAGTTAATAGAGCTTGAGCCAGCTATCTCCGGTGGGTATGTGTCATTGGCAAATGTGTATGCTGCATCTGGAAGATGGGACCAGTTTTCAAGATtaaggaagaagatgaaggaaaGAAAAGTGAAAAAAGTGCCTGGTTGCAGTAAAATCGAAGTCAATGGCAAGAATCATGCATTCTTTGCGCGTGACAGATCGCATCCTGAGATGAAAGAAATTTACATGTTGCTACAAGAGAAGTTACTGCCCCTAATGCAAGATATCGGTTATGAATTCGCAAGCATACCTGCAATCTTGTAGTTGAAGGATCAAATGTCAGTTGTTCACCCCAGTTTTTCCTACAGCTCAGGGAAGCTAAGTACTTTTCGAGACGTGTGAAGGAAGAAAATTTTTGACATGGAACATAATGATGAAGGAACTATATTTCTGAGGCCGAGACTAACAAGTTCCAAAACGTCAGTCCTTTGAAGCCTGGAGCAAGCCTGTGGAAGCTTGTTGCTGATAGAAGATATATTTTGCACTTGCATCTCCCTCCATGCAGTTAAGTTGGGTTATCAGTCATCACATCAAAAAATCACAGGGAACGATATACTACTAAAGCGATCAAATAGTTATTATGGAGTGATGACACTTGCTTTAACCAACTGAGATATATCATACATGAAGTTCAAAGATCTGCCTGCCAATTCAATTATACTGTTTGCTTGATGTGGTTGTGCTACCCAGTCTACTAATGGAAAGACAAGtttctcaatttatttattttatactgAATGAGAGCGCAAAGTAGCTTCAGTTAAAGATCTGCCTGCAAATTCAATTATACTGTCTGTCAAGTTTAAACTGGAGCTTCAGTTTGTAATATATTTTCTGACCGgaaaaaaatcttaaaattgTTGTTTCAGTTCATTGCATTCCCGAAGATTTTCCTTTTTAAGAATTCCGTCATTTTAATCAAAATATGTTGCTTTCAGTGTATGCACATCAAATGTGGGAAGGCATTGAAGATTTGGTCAGATAAATGCTCACTCTGATCACTAGATGGAACGCGACCTTGGAAATCCAGATTGTTGATGTGAATGACTGAAATCTTTCCACTTGGTGTTATGGAATGTTCACTCTTTATCAGTTAAATTAAATGTCGTTTCATTTTCTACCACCCATATCATTTTCACATCATAGGTTCTTAAATTGCCTATTAAATTACTTGGTATTAAACCCTTTTAAATCATGACATTCTTCAAAAAATCCTTCTCTAATCAAAAGTCTTGTGGTGCCTTTGGATGATTTTATCCCCGATTTGATCGACGATGAAGAGTTTTAGATATAGtaaattattactttttttaAAGACGTTAACCAAACAGCTAAGGCAGTTGTGGAATGTATCACGTAACAGAAAGGCAATAGTCCACCATGATATGAATGTATGGCCTTTCTTACATGATTAATGGTGAATGACtaaattttgtatatatatcGTAAACAAAATAAACCAATAGCAATACAATTAAATGTAATCTTATATGAATGATAAAGGAGTTATATGATATTTTGGTGTCAACTGTAGAAATTTTCAGTTGCAAATCCATTAGGTAAACATCTGTCATCTCTTTCAAATGAAAAAGATTCGAATTAGCATGTAATCTTTTATGAGAACATTTTTTGAACATCTAATACAATGGGTTTTGGCAAACTGAGGTAATAAATAAATCTGTAACCTATCCCATTGAAAATGATGTGTTGTTATGGTTTTGTAAATGGGGAGAATTGCGCGAATTTCAGTGGTTATATGTGGATTAAAGAAGTTTCTACTTTCTAGAGTGTCTTCATGCACGCTTGCTCTGATTGTATAGATAGCTAATGCTGCTGTAGAATATGCAGCAGCAGAAAATTATCAAGGGGAGCTAAGAGTTTTCATGTGGTAACCCAATCTTCATTTCCCAGTACTTCAGGATCAGAACAATATCTACTTAAATTCAAAACATTGGTCATGTATGGATTTTCATAGTGGCTAAGGACTGTTAAAACTCATAACGATAGGATAACTGATGGCAACGACGGATTTTCGATTGTGGCAAGTGACAATAGCTCCATGCACAACTTCGATAATATATACAAACTTAATTTTTAGTGAGACCAAATTTGGCACCCCAAACTAGATAAGGTTTTACATTTTATTGTCTGATTAAAATGGCATTTAACCGTGAGTGCAACGCCAATTCCATTTTGGCAAAGATTCCCCCGAATCCAATCGCAAGTCCTTTATGCTTATGGTTGATTTTATGGGACCTTGCACACCCTTTAGGCGTGGGGATCTTTGAGATAAACTAACCGGATTCCTGAGCCAAACGCTGCTTGTTAGCTCACTGTTGATGGATGATATAGGAGACAGGTAATGCTTATGAGGAGAGTTAATCTCGGAGCAGACATCTGAATTGATTGGTCTTAATCTTGGAGAGCTCAGTGATCTAGCTTTTGCTTTGGCTGACTCGGTTGAGGCCATGTATGCGGGTATTACCGGAGAAACCGCGCAGGAAATATCCTCTCCAATTGAACGTTGCTTCCTATGATGAAATGCTCTTTTGGGGGCGTAAATGGGGGAATCCGGCATTCCTGCTTGCTGTTGTTTCTGTGAATATCTTAAAGTGAGTTGTCTGCCACCAAGTTCATCTCTGTTTCTTGCATTTACAGGCGATGTTCTATCCAAGTTTCCCAGGTCATCTCGTTTCGCCAGCTGTGCATCCACCCATTGCTCCAACCAATATCTTTGTCTTCCATATACCTTCTCACGTTCTGATTCTGCAGATCTCTGTATATATAATGCCATTTAATTAAATCTAATTGCTCTAACTTTATGTTTAAACGACTTTGAGGGAGTGAAATCTTAGCAACTGACCCGATGATTCATGTAGTATTCTTTTATCCTTTCTCTCTTGATAGCAGCTTCTCTCTTGCTCAAAAAGATGGCCTTGGACTCTCTCTTTGTCAATATACTGTCGTCCCATCTTTTTTGGCTGTTTGAATCTATCTGCAATTTTGTAGAATATGCAAGTGATGCTCAGGCCAATTGTCATATGAAGATGAAAAATAATTTGCTTGTTGCCAAAAAAGAAAAGcagtaaaattttgatatcaaaacTTGGTTTGTAAAGGATCCTGACAATTTTTAGTTTAGCAGCTTCTTTTGAGACACAATGTCAATTCTGTTAAAGCTTCCCAGACACAATATGGGGGCACCCTTTGGCCTTTGAGAACTGTTCGTCGGTTCCTATGTATGTATCCTAATGCCCTACACAAAGTCCACCCGCCGCTCCATCCATCTACAGAGTTTTTTAATAGCTTATAACGAACAGTAAACTTTCATGCCTTAGCTCGAAAAGTGTCTCCATATGAGATACAATAAATACCATCGGATATCCTATAAGCAAGAATAGATATCTAGAATGGATATAGGGGATAAAAACCGACTTCCTTAATCGCTTGGAAAGGAAAGGGAAAGGGAAAGGGGAAAAGAAAAGACAAAAGAGAAACCATGTAAATCAGGTGTTGAACACAatgaaaaaaaacaagaagaagatggGACAGGAAATTTTAGCTGAGATACCATGATCGTTTGGTTGAATTCTGCGTCCCTGAATTACAATTTCACCATTTTAAGTGAACCATACAACCCTTTGTTTTAGTCGTAGTATATGAATAGAAATGTAAACGAAAATTTAAGAAACAAATTGTCTTTCTCTGTTGGTATCTGTATGCAATCGCTTGTGCATTAAGAGACAAAGAAGTTTGGAGACTTGCCTTGATGTCCTTTTCACCAAATTCATGCAACTTGTATTCTTGACAGTGTGAACTATCCTTACTTCTTTCGCTTCTCTTTGAGCAGACTTCTGTCTGGATATTGACGATGGACTGCAGACACTTGAGGGTGTTCATGGCTTGCTGCCGAACAGCCCACCCTCGAATAAGAGCTTGAAGCTTAACTACTCCTCTGAGTGCTCTTAATGCTTTCCTTCCCTGTAAGCGCCATTAAAACCGTGGTAGAGGATGTAAGTATGAACACCTTATCGAACAGATAAtcgttaaaaaaaaaaggaagaagaagaagaagaaacataCAAGATAGCCACGAAAAGCAGCTTGAATTCTGGTGGCAGCAAGATCTTGAATTGCCCTGTTGTGGTGTTGGCAACGTAATTCTGGACTATTAACATGAATATTCAACTCTGCAGAATCTTGATCTTCATTCCCCTGTAGGTGAGCATCTGGAGCAACTGTTTGAACAGGCACAGTTGCAGCAAATCCACACTGGTCCGCATCTGCTTCGCACGGTGGCCTTTGTCTTGGTGCAGATAATGGGGCCAGTTGTTTCGTCTTCAGCAACTTGAACATCCATCTCTTTCTCTTCTCCTTCTGAAAACATTTCAAGAAATGGAGGCAATTCATTTTAGGTACACATCTAACCTAGTAAATGCATACAAACGACACATACCTTCTCAAATCTTGAGTGTGTCTCGGAAATGAATAGCCTCTTGAGTATACTGAACCAGCTCTTCTTCTTTGCCATCAATATTTAGATTTTCTAAAGCTTAGGGAAATGTAAAATATGAGCTACTCCGTTGTCTGAATGTTGAGTTGGAACGCATGGTGCATATATATCTCTATGTAAAACGCTTCACAGCTAGAAAACACAGTGCTAATAATTGATGGATTTTTCTGAGAGGACTACATATAAACAGAGTCAAGAATATTTGCTATCTTTTATCTTTTTCTTCAATAATTTCACACCCCATCTTTTCCTGATGAGTTCTTCATGTGTTTGGCACATGGGCTTTGCTCCATAAAGTCAGAAACAATCAGCGATGAGGGGTCTTCATATTTGTGGAGAGAAACTATATATGCATCATATTATAAGAATCTTTTTACTTTATAGAGTCACAGCACCTTGCCGACTTTCTCTTTTTTCTCTCAACTTGGGTATGTTGGGTTTCAAATTTGTGTCCAAAATTGCTGAAAATTACGCTCCATGAGTTTGCCATGATCAGTCAAACAACATGCATGGCATGATAAAAGTTGCCCGTCCTAAATTACACTAAAAAGGAGTAGCAACTGGTTGATGTGAGCTACTCTTTGCTTCTTAAAGTCGAGGTCAAGCATGTGATCATATCAATTGATCGACTAATACGTGTGTTGCGTTAGATTGCTAGTGACTATGATGTCGATTAAACGCGTATTGTTAGATCGGAGTATAAATATCTGAGAAGAGATAGAATCTCAACTTGTTATGTGACCATCTTGAAAAGGTAGTGTTCTTTTATTgaagataaatattattattggaTATAAATCCAAGTGAAAGGGATGGATTATTGGAGGATGTGGGGAAATTCTTGATGTGCAATGAATGATAGAgtgcatgcaataaaaacaaGGCAATGTAGAGTGAAATACAGCTGTTGAGGGGGCCCTTTGTGTTGAGATGGGGAATTGCTCAATTTCCAACAACATATGTGCATTCTTGCAGTGTTTTGTACCATTATGTGTTGTGTCTTTTCTTACCCTTTGGTTCCTTAGATGACAAGGTCTGATGAGTGATTTTGTATCATTAAATGTTGCGTATGTTTTTATACCTAACAAATTCTGATGAGGCAAGTCAGATTCAGTATACTTTGTGTAAAGAATTTATGTATTTGTAGAATAATAATTTTACCTTTGTGTTTTGAGTTAAAAACAAGTCAACAGTTTAAAACAACTTTGAAAAACTGGAAGATGATTTATTCATGcatttcagagttgatttttttattttttattttcaaaaaaaaaaagtttaggAGAGGGTTGAATTCATGTATTTCAAAAATTGGTACACTTTCTTGATTTCTTCCTCATTTTTGGATTTTCGGTCGATTTTTAACGCTGTTCAGTTAATGCATTCATTATTTGGTTAAACTtgattcgaattcgatattaaTTGAGTTCAAGTTGAGTATTTCATCCTAAGGTACTATCCCaattatgtatttaaatatgaaaatttattaatatttgtgGGTCCATTGAAAAAATTGTAGACCCCACATATATTGCTAAATCTTAACCCTTGAATATGGGTTGAGGCAGCTGGAGTCAAAATTTATCAATGTCATACTATTAATTTATCGTTTTtatcataaaatatatttttaactaagttaataatatattcaatatttatttttattttttagcttATTTTTTTCCTTCGAAATTTAGTTAAAGTAGGAAGGACCGAAGGAGGatgtcacacacacacacatatatatatagacacacacTATATTATTAAGTGTGAGGGCCC comes from Henckelia pumila isolate YLH828 chromosome 4, ASM3356847v2, whole genome shotgun sequence and encodes:
- the LOC140865323 gene encoding protein IQ-DOMAIN 11 isoform X1, which gives rise to MAKKKSWFSILKRLFISETHSRFEKKEKRKRWMFKLLKTKQLAPLSAPRQRPPCEADADQCGFAATVPVQTVAPDAHLQGNEDQDSAELNIHVNSPELRCQHHNRAIQDLAATRIQAAFRGYLGRKALRALRGVVKLQALIRGWAVRQQAMNTLKCLQSIVNIQTEVCSKRSERSKDSSHCQEYKLHEFGEKDIKIDSNSQKRWDDSILTKRESKAIFLSKREAAIKRERIKEYYMNHRRSAESEREKVYGRQRYWLEQWVDAQLAKRDDLGNLDRTSPVNARNRDELGGRQLTLRYSQKQQQAGMPDSPIYAPKRAFHHRKQRSIGEDISCAVSPVIPAYMASTESAKAKARSLSSPRLRPINSDVCSEINSPHKHYLSPISSINSELTSSVWLRNPVSLSQRSPRLKGVQGPIKSTISIKDLRLDSGESLPKWNWRCTHG
- the LOC140865323 gene encoding protein IQ-DOMAIN 11 isoform X2; translation: MAKKKSWFSILKRLFISETHSRFEKKEKRKRWMFKLLKTKQLAPLSAPRQRPPCEADADQCGFAATVPVQTVAPDAHLQGNEDQDSAELNIHVNSPELRCQHHNRAIQDLAATRIQAAFRGYLGRKALRALRGVVKLQALIRGWAVRQQAMNTLKCLQSIVNIQTEVCSKRSERSKDSSHCQEYKLHEFGEKDIKANSNSQKRWDDSILTKRESKAIFLSKREAAIKRERIKEYYMNHRRSAESEREKVYGRQRYWLEQWVDAQLAKRDDLGNLDRTSPVNARNRDELGGRQLTLRYSQKQQQAGMPDSPIYAPKRAFHHRKQRSIGEDISCAVSPVIPAYMASTESAKAKARSLSSPRLRPINSDVCSEINSPHKHYLSPISSINSELTSSVWLRNPVSLSQRSPRLKGVQGPIKSTISIKDLRLDSGESLPKWNWRCTHG